The following coding sequences lie in one Mycobacterium sp. Z3061 genomic window:
- a CDS encoding ABC transporter permease gives MTRFLLRRLAKYFVLLALASFLTFCLTSVAFSPLESLMQRSPRPPKSVIDAKAHDLGLDRPIPIRYVNWVSHAVQGDFGKTVTGQPVGVELGRRIGVTLRLLVVGSVLGTLLGVTLGAWGAIRQYRLSDRVVTITALLILSTPTFVIANLLIMGALRTNWALGFQLFDYTGETSPGVIEGSWAAVGDRLKHLILPTLTLTLGAAAGYSRYQRNAMLDVLGQDFIRTARAKGLTRRRALVKHGLRTALIPMATLFAYSVAGLVGGAVFVEKIFGWHGMGEWTIRGIATQDTNIIAAITLFSAAVTLLAGLLSDILYAALDPRVRVS, from the coding sequence GTGACGCGTTTTCTGCTGCGCCGGCTGGCGAAGTACTTCGTGCTGCTGGCGCTGGCGTCATTTCTGACCTTCTGCCTCACCTCGGTGGCTTTCTCGCCGCTGGAGAGCCTGATGCAGCGCAGTCCGCGCCCCCCGAAGTCGGTGATCGACGCCAAGGCGCACGACCTCGGCCTCGACCGGCCCATTCCGATCCGGTACGTGAACTGGGTTTCGCACGCCGTGCAGGGCGATTTCGGCAAGACGGTCACCGGTCAACCGGTCGGAGTCGAGCTGGGACGCCGCATCGGAGTGACTCTGCGGTTGCTGGTGGTCGGATCCGTGCTGGGCACTCTGCTGGGCGTGACGCTGGGGGCGTGGGGCGCGATCCGCCAGTACCGGCTCAGCGACCGCGTCGTCACCATCACCGCGTTGCTCATCCTGAGCACGCCGACCTTCGTCATCGCGAACCTCCTGATCATGGGCGCGCTGCGGACGAATTGGGCGCTGGGCTTTCAGCTCTTCGACTACACCGGCGAGACGTCACCGGGCGTCATCGAGGGCAGCTGGGCCGCGGTCGGTGACCGGTTGAAGCATCTGATCCTGCCCACCCTCACCCTGACGCTGGGCGCCGCGGCCGGCTACAGCCGCTACCAGCGCAACGCGATGCTCGATGTCCTCGGTCAGGACTTCATCCGCACCGCCCGCGCCAAAGGCCTGACCCGCCGGCGCGCACTGGTCAAACACGGCCTGCGCACCGCGCTGATCCCGATGGCGACGCTGTTCGCCTACAGCGTGGCCGGGCTCGTCGGAGGCGCGGTGTTCGTCGAGAAGATCTTCGGCTGGCACGGCATGGGTGAATGGACGATCCGCGGCATCGCCACCCAGGACACCAACATCATCGCGGCGATCACGCTGTTCTCCGCCGCCGTCACACTGCTGGCCGGGCTGCTGTCCGACATCCTCTATGCGGCACTGGACCCGCGGGTGCGTGTGTCATGA
- a CDS encoding ABC transporter permease produces the protein MTAAELTDTTEFTSRRTLVLRRFLRNRSAVVALALLVLLFIGCYALPPLLPYSYRDLDFGALLQPPNGRHWLGTNAIGQDMLAQTLRGMQKSMLIGLCVAVMSTGIAATVGSIAGYFKDWRDGLLMFVVDLMLVVPSFILIAIVSPRTRNSANIMSLVLLLAAFSWMISSRMVRGLTMSLREHDFIRAARYMGVSSRRIIVGHVLPNVASILIIDATLNVGFAILAETGLSFLGFGVQPPDVSLGTLIADGTQAATTFPWVFLVPAGVLVLIVLCANLTGDGLRDALDPGARTLRRGAE, from the coding sequence ATGACCGCGGCCGAGCTCACGGACACAACCGAATTCACCTCACGCCGCACCCTGGTGCTGCGCCGGTTCCTGCGCAACCGCTCGGCGGTGGTGGCCCTGGCGCTGCTGGTGCTGTTGTTCATCGGCTGTTATGCGCTGCCCCCGCTGTTGCCCTACTCCTACCGCGACCTCGATTTCGGTGCGCTGCTGCAGCCGCCCAATGGCCGGCACTGGCTGGGCACCAACGCAATTGGCCAGGACATGCTGGCTCAGACGCTGCGCGGCATGCAGAAGTCGATGTTGATCGGCCTGTGTGTCGCGGTGATGTCCACCGGAATCGCCGCCACCGTCGGATCGATCGCGGGGTACTTCAAAGACTGGCGCGACGGGCTGCTCATGTTCGTGGTCGACCTGATGCTGGTGGTTCCGAGCTTCATTCTGATCGCCATCGTTTCCCCGCGAACCAGGAATTCGGCCAACATCATGTCGCTGGTGCTGCTGCTGGCCGCCTTCAGCTGGATGATCAGCTCCCGGATGGTGCGGGGCCTGACGATGAGCCTGCGCGAGCACGACTTCATCCGCGCCGCGCGCTACATGGGTGTGTCCAGCCGGCGGATCATCGTCGGCCATGTGCTGCCCAACGTGGCGTCCATCCTCATCATCGACGCCACGCTGAACGTGGGGTTCGCCATCTTGGCCGAAACCGGTTTGAGCTTCCTCGGTTTCGGCGTCCAGCCCCCCGACGTGTCGCTGGGCACCCTGATCGCCGACGGCACCCAGGCCGCCACCACCTTCCCCTGGGTCTTCCTGGTGCCGGCCGGGGTGCTGGTGCTGATCGTGTTGTGTGCCAACCTGACCGGTGACGGCCTGCGTGACGCGCTGGATCCGGGCGCCCGGACGTTGCGGCGGGGTGCCGAATGA